DNA sequence from the Suricata suricatta isolate VVHF042 chromosome 5, meerkat_22Aug2017_6uvM2_HiC, whole genome shotgun sequence genome:
AGCTCCAAATGGATCAACTCAAACACTTCTACTTAAATGGTTCCAAAGCCAAGACGGCTGTGATATCTTTGCTGGCAGCTCTGACCCCCTGCTGCTCCCTGGTGGGGTCACTGGCCTAGGaggtgggaaagaggaggggCACCAGGTGCCTCATCAGGTGTGGTCCCAGAGGGTCGTGACAGGGAAGCCTGTGCCCCCTGGGGCTCCCAGCAGCTAGGTCACGAAGCCCAGCTCACAGCTCTGTTTATAGAAGTGGCCGCCACTAAGGATGAAGAACTGGGGAGAACCAGCACCCGCAGTATTTTCCAAGCTCACGCTGTCTCGGCTTAATTTCACCCCAAGCAAATAAATCATTAAGGAGGCACCGAGTCTTGGAAGATCTGATGAAGAACAGCCATTAGATGGGACAGCCTTAACTTGAATTATGGAAGGCCTCAGACAAGCAGCCTTATTAGTGTCTGGGCTGGGCTGTAACTCATGCTAACTGCCCCCTTGCCTTAACCAAGAGACACAACTGGGAGGGTTGGCTCCGTCCCCGACCACGGCAAACAAATGCTGCTGCCAGCCTGGCAGGCTGTTTGCTTTCCCCAGTCATTCCAGCACCGTCCTGCAAATCTGCTTAGTCCGTTCATCGCTACCCCTGCAGCACCCGCTCGGCGTCGGCATCCTCCCATGGATACAGGTGAGAATGAACGCAGTCCAGACATCCTGCATTTGGGGGGCTAAAATGCCGCAGCAGTGCATCTGCCAATGCCAGCTTCAGTAAACTCTTCTGCTAACGCTCGAGACCACCAGCAAAGCTGGGAAGGCTCGCTGTGACCCCGTGTGGCCTGAAGGTTAGAGGTGGGGGCGCTGGAGTGGACGCCTGGATTCCTGTTGCAGACGGCTGCCTCCAGGCTTGCACTGCAGGCTCTCCGCCTCCCTCGGCCTCAGGCTCCTCATGTGGGAAGTGGGGTAATGGTAGCTTCTCATCTGTGGGGATTCGATGTGCTAATGTATATAGGGCACTTCCTAGcatggggctggtgggggggaggTGTTAAATAAGACGGTGTGATGCATGGGCAGCACCAAGCAGTGTTTGGCCTTTTGTAGGTGCTCAATCAATAACTGTTTAACAAAGAGCCATTTCTATTTGCAGTAATCTTTTCCCAAACAAACCTGCCCTCACGGAAAATTGATGGATTTACTTGTGTGTACATTCCTGGCAGCTGTGTGAACTGGGGTTCCAGGACAGGTAAACTGAGTCAACAGTGGTTGGGGTGGAtgagaacaagaagaaaatggggctggatgggaaatgaagaaaatatgctGAAGGTACAGCTGGAAAGCAGAAGGCTGGAGAGTGTCGGGGGCGAGGCGCaggtgggaggggtggtgggcagaGCCCGACTTGGTAACACTGGGCtctgatgggggttgggggggatgtGGGGGATGGGGAACAGGCCAATTCCAACAAATAGGTCAGCACAGACCAAGGCATGGAGGAATACGCAGGTTGGCTTGGCTGCAGGATTGGAGTGGGGGTAGAGAGGTGGACGGTGGGATAGGGGACAAGCCATGCGTGTGGAAGCCTTCTCTTGTGCCCTGCCTTCAGCATGCAGCTGCATGAGCATCACCTAGAGGCCCatcagaaatgcagaatcccaggccCTACCCACACCTCTTAAGTCAGAACCTCATTTACCAAGATTCCCCAGCCAACCTGAATGCATGTTAAGGTTTGAGAAGCACTACTGACCACAAGTCTACGGGGTGAGTCCCATCATCAAACccgctttacagatgagaatcCTGAGGAACTGAGAAGTTAGGAAATTTATGCCTGTCTCACTGTAAATCAAAGGACCCATGGTCCCTGTGCTGAACTCCCTGCTCTGTGGTCTGATCAGGGTAGGGACAGGGTCTCTGACACGTAGGAGGCACTGGGAACCCATGGAAGGTTTCAACTCTGCCCCAAACTGCAAAGGCCGCTTCTAGGAAGGCATCATTCTCCTCTAAACTCCTGTGTCCTCTGTTGTCTAGGTCAGGATTTTTCAATATGGGCTTACAAACTGCATTAGATTCTTACTCTCTTGTTTCTGGTGAAGTGCATTTTCAAGGGGGATTGGGAGGTCTGCGTTTTAGGCTAATTATTGGTGACCTTGGGCATGGCCTCCCAACTCTCTGGTCCATTCAGCTCCCACCTGTAAAGTGGGGGTCTGGCCAGCTCTGATGCCTGGGGCTTGCCTTCACCCTCCTGTCAGCTCCCCAGGAATGGAATCTGGccacctcttcccccttccctttcctccaaaGGTTCCGCAGGAGCTGGCCCACAGCTGGGCTTATGGACCGTCTGTTCCCAGGCAGATGCTGCCCCTCGGGTACACCACCCCAGCAGCCCATCCCCACTGAATACACACATGGGGCACCGCTGGTGAGGAGGTCGCTTATCTGGACATCCTTGCTGAACACTCGTTCACCAGGCAAGTCACCGCCGCGAACTACAAAACGCTTAAACCAGACACTTCGCTGGAAACCTTTGAAACTGCTCATAGGGAAGGCTAAACACTCCTAGCTCATTTGCAACAAACTCACAGTGGTCTCTGAACCGCAGGTGGCATTTCCACCAAGGGTCTTAAAGATAAAAGAGTCAAAAACCTCCCCAAACCAACATACTCCCTTATGTGAAATCCCTCAGATTTCAAAATGTAGactgaatgtttttaatgtttatttttgagagaaagagagaaaaaaaaaaacacgagtgggggaggggcagagagagagggagacacagaatctgaagcaggctccaggctctgagctgtcagcacagagcccgacatggggctcaaactcacaaaccatgagatcatgacctgagccaaagtcagacacttaaacatcCAGGCACCCCGTGGACCAAAATTTATTAACAATGAGTATTTCCATATTTAATAACGCTACCAGTAATTTTACCAATCTATGGGAGCTACAGTGGTCATAACTAGCAACTCTGAAACCTACTTTTTCTCGTATCTACTATGATCCAGGCACTAGCCCCATTACTTCCTATATATCATCCATAACCCCAACACCCTGTAGCATGGTATGATTCAATTACtattacagacagggaaactgaggctctgaagtGAAGTGCCTTGCTCAGGATCACAGCTAATGAACAACCCTGTCAGGAGTGAGCCCCAGCTCGTCCCACAAGGCCACACTGAGGCCCTCTGAAAGGAAGATGGCAGGCGTGTATTGTTTCTAGGGCCCCTGCATGTAACTCCACCCTGGCCCATGGTGACACTCTCCTGACTGAGCCTGTGCTCCAAAGCCCACTTCCTACAGGCAGGACTACCCAGGGCTGTTCAAATGTGAACCCCCCCCTCACAGCAGGGCCACTGTGTCTGAGCAAAAGCTTTTATCAGCTCAGAGCTGTTCCCTTTTGTGGAAAACAAAGGGCAGGGGCCACTTTCTGAATGTCAGGAGTCTGAATTGAATTGCCCTGCCCATCGTGCAGCCTCTGCCTGGCCTGAGTGTGGGGACAGATGTGCTTTTGCTCCACACACAATGAGAGGTGGGAATGGGTCACTCTCGGGTCAGGCTTTAAGAGGGGGGCCAAGAGGGGGCCCTCTCGCAGCCAGCCTCCCTCTGTTCCAGCTAACTGTGACTCAGGTCCTGCtgccacagagaaaagaaaagctgtgcCGGATGGTAGGAGGCCAGTATATTCACAtgtacttactgagcacctactatgtcctCAGTCCCAAGGGGTGCAACAGAGAGTGGCCGAGAGGGCTGAGATGCGTCCCTACCTCCCAGAACCACTGCCTTCAACAGTggcaacagcaacaacagaacaGCAAACCACACTCACTGTGGACCTGCTCTGTGCAGGTCAGGGACCAGGTGACCTACTGCACTGACATTCACCCTATGAGAGGACTGACTAGATTATGCAACTCAAATGATCTGAGTCCGGTACTGTCTGAAGCCTCTGCAATGGCAAATTAATGTCATTCTACTGTATTCTACACTAGAAGCCAAATGATTCACAAGATTCATCAAGTGCCCAGGATGAGTTCAGCACTGGACATGGTCCAGTCGGCCTTGCAGGGTAAGTGTAGTAATACCCACAGCCCCTTCCAGCACACACACCTAGGAACCACATGCTGGACCATGCTTTGTTTCCACGTCATTTCTAACACAGCAGTGATGCAAAGGGACATATGATTATTCCCACTGCACAGATGGGAAAACAATGGCTTGAGGATGTTGACTGGCCAAGAggcagaaatgaaatttaaattgaaatcaAATGACCATTCTCAAAGACTGGAAACTGCCTAATGTCAAAAAATTGGGGTCTGAATTATTAAATGATGATACAACCATACCAAGAAACTCCATACAGCTGTGAATAAAGAATGAAGCAGCTCTACATTAATCATATTACGTAACTGTCAAGATCTATTAAAGGGGAAGTGAGATACAGAGCAATGTTTACAGTGTGATCACATTCATGTAAAAATTCTCAGTCATAAAATTCTGGAAGGACACTGGAGAAACTGTTAATGGTGGGTGCCAGCAGGGAGAGGAGCGGGGCAGCTATGGGTATGTGTGGGGGGTATTCCCTTGTAATGTTTAAACTTcagtttgcctttcttttttttttttttaatttataatggtttattgtcaaattggtttccatataacacccagtgcctctcctcACAAGTACCCCGCTCCaggccatcacccccttccccctccttcagtccttggttcgttttcagtattcaatagtctctcatgatttgtgtccctcgctctccccagctcttttccccccttcccctccctatggtcctctgttaggtttctcctgttagacctatgagtgcaaacatatggtatctgtccttctccacctgacttacttcgcttagcatgacaccctcgaggtccatgatttggctctttccatgatttggctattgttgacagtgtctctatgaacactggggtacatgtgctcctatgcatcagcacttctgtatcccttgggtaaatccctagcagtgctattgctgggtcataggggagttctatggatagttttttgaggaacctccacactgttttccagagcggcttgctccagtttacattcccaccagccagggatacctgggtggctcagttagttaagcatctgactctggctcaagtcatgatctcaggattgtgagtttgagccccgcattgggctctgtgctgacagctcagagtctggagcctgctttggattctgtctgtctctctctctctgcccccgcccccgcacctgctcacactgtgtctctctctttcaaaaataaacattaaaaaaacaaacataagtaagtgcatacatatttttaagtctcTACAACTTCCCCACACATTCTTCTTGGGTCACCATCACTTGTCCTAAGGAACTTACTTCACATCTACTTAGGGAAAGAAGGCACACACATATGTGGACAAGTAAGTGAATGGAGCAGATGAGGGGCACTCAGTGCTGAAGGAGTATGCAGGGGACAGCCCTGGGCTGAGGGCTGGGGTCCGGGCATAATGTGGCAGAGGGGCGAAAGGGAGACCAGGCCTGGCCCTGGGTCAGGAGGGAAAAGGAGTGGAGTCCCAATGTCAGGGAAACTGGGAGAGACACATGGGAGTTGAGCAGGAAGGTGGGGAGTTCAGTGCAAACTGGAAGATCTCTCTGACAAGGGGATGGTGTCCTTGCGCTCATCCTGGTAGAAAACTCTCTCTGGCCTTCATCAATACCAGAAGCCTTGGCTGGCTGCCAGCCTCTTCTGCTGAGCCATCGCgccaataaatacttgttggcAGATCAATTAAACCATCTAGGAACAACGTCTGGAATACAGTTTCCCTGGCCCAATGCAGGCGGCCAAGCCTTCTCCGTCAATTAGACCTGAGATCCTATGTTTCCcattctcccccccacccccgccaaccCCTACCCCAGAAAATGAGTCCTGGGCACCAACACCTGCTCTGTGAAATCAGGCCCTATTGGTGGGCAAAATGGAGTCAGGGATGGTCCAGGCAGCAGGAGGCAGGGCACAGGAGTGCTCAGGCCTGGGTTCAAGCACAGCTCTACTGCTGGCTgtctgtgtggccttgagcacaTTCACTAATTTACCCTTACCTTTCTAAGAGTCCATTTTCCCATCTACAGGATGAAGATAATAACAGCAACATTGTCTCAAAGTTTATTGTATGGACAAAAACGAGACaaaaaggaggtggggagagggagagaagaatgtcTGGTCCAGAGCACCACATGAGtggcataaacaaacaaacaaacaaaaaccttgtaATTGTTATAGGACTCTCAAATCAAAGCCGCATGGCACTCCAAGTGTGCAGGTCTCTGTCTGGGGCTCCTCTCCGCTTCCTGTGTCGCTTACACACGACTGACCACCCAAGATCTCCAAGACAGGAGACAAAGCCGTTCTGTCAACCTTCCTGGCCTCCAACATGTGGAAGGAGGAGCCAGGGAGCTGAGGGGCAATTCCGGAAACCAGTCTGGAGCAGATTCCAAAGGCCTGGCCCACCTCACAGCAGTTGGGACATTTTCAGTGACATTCTCCTGGTAGCGACCAAAGCATGCCTGATTCACAGCCACTGCTGGGGCTGTCTTTATGCAGCTAACTTTTCAGAATACcccatggagctctgtgctgagccaaAAGCTTTGAGGGCTAGAGATGAAGGCAGGAGCGAGAAGTACCCGGATGGCATTCCAGAGTCTCACCCAGACCCACTACTGAAGGAAAGGTCCAGGTGGCTGTGTGGCCACCCAGCCCGGTGGAGCAGCCTCtcctgttccttcccttccttccccctctgcaAACATCTCCACAAGGGGCCCCCTGGGCCACTATGCCTccgtttgaatcccagctccccCAGTTACCAGTTTTGTGACCCTTGAGCAACGTACTCAAGCTctctgcttcaatttcttcatagtaaaatgagataatacaggCATTAGCTGAAAGAGTAGTTAcaaggattaagtgagttaaaatctgtaaagtgcttagaagagaGCACAGCACCACCTTCGAGGGAGTTTAGTTTATTGCTGGTGTGTTATTACTGGTGTTATTATTTGGGCCCTGGACCCGGTCATCTGGAGACTTGCCCACTTGCCCAGCCTACGTTCTGCACTTCACTCAGATGGCACAGCCCCTGAGGCCCTGCAGCTCCTTGCAGCAAACTCTGAAACGCAGGACCTCTTCACTCCATGCTGGGGCTGAAGACCACACCTGCGACAGGAAATCGTGCTTCTAGGAGCTCTTGCCCCCCAGCGAACGCATACTTCAGAGTTAAATGAAGTTAGACCTTTTAGGTCTTGCTTTCTCTgttacaaaaattcaaaaattgagaaaacaatatCATCAACTTACTTCTGTCACATTAGACGAGAAGCTTCTACTGAGGCCACTTTTGTTGTAACCCAGGTGAACCCTCAGACCTGGCTCCACTCACTTAGCTAATGAAAGCAGAAAGCACCAATTGCCATGCATCTGTTCTGTGCTGGCGACCTTTAGcatgcccattttacaaaggagaacagtgaggttcagagagagggtaATTCCTTGTGCCCAGCCTTCTGGTGAGTGCCAGGGCCAAAGTCTAACACCGTCTGTGAGGGGCCCTGGACACAGCTCTCTCCCCAGTGGTCTTCCAGGGAAGCAACCCCAGAGAGCAGCCCTGCCTTTCTGTTCCCAAGCGTGTCTCTGACTGTGCTCCCCCACATCCCCATTGGGTCTGAGTATGGGGACTTGACATCATGTCCACGACCAATGTTGGCACAGAATTCTCATGTACACAACCCCATGTTGGCTCATCTTCCCTGCCCAGGGACTCCCTAAGGCCAAACCCCTCCCAGTGCCAGGGATCTTCTTGGTGGACATCAGTCCAGGTCCCAGCTATAGGCATCACACAGTCCCTTCTTGACCAGCCCCTATCAGACTCCACAGCAGCGTGTCCTATGGCCCCAGTCTGTAGTCAGAGCTTGTCCTAGGCTGACCTTGGCCTTTGAAAGCACAGAAAAAGTTGAGCTCCCCCTCCTcttaataattttgtaaattttatttactttgagagagagagacagagagagcgagcaggggaggggcagagagagagggagagagaaagaatgccaagcaggagtgcagaacctgatgcagggctcaaactcgtaagccgtgagatcacaacctgagctcaaaccaagagttgacgcttaacccactgagccactcaggtgcctctactGAGTTCATCCTTTTTGCAATCATACCCTGCCCATGATACAGAACATTGCTTCTGTCTGGAGAACAGGCCAGTGCCATAGCAGACAAGCCAATCCTGACATGGAACAACGTTATAGGCTCGCATCACATGACCTCCTGGCCTTTGCTTGCCTCCTGGAGGAGCATTCCAGCTTCAGCCAACCTCAAAAATCACCACCAGTAGGGAGCAGGATGGAACAGTCCGAGTTTCAGCCTCACCAAGCTTTCCAGCCACCTGAAGGATCCAAGTGCTCAAAACGTCCCCAGCACAACTATCTGTTcccacccagctccccaccaACACTGCCCCAAGGAGGATATCATGTCTTGACTACTCCTGATCCTAACATGCATGGGGGAGCCACTGGCTATAACCTTGTTGGCACCTCCGCTTTGTACcagaaaactaagaaacagatAATAGCTGGGCATAAATCAGTGAATCAATACCCAAGAGGAAGCCCCCCTTGGGGGCCCAACTGTAGGCTCAGGTAGCTCCTGCGGGGTATCAATGTCAGCCTTTAATCCCAGCTACCATATTATTGGTAGCACATATGAGATCTCACAGCAGCTATGAAAGAGACCTGACACTGTTGCATTTTACTGACACGCAAGATGAGTTGTGAGGCATTAGAATGACTCACCAAAGACACAAAACCAGTGAGCACTGGGGATGCAGCTGGAACGAAGTGTCAGACTCCAGAGCCTCGTACACCGAGTCCACCCTTCTAGTCCCATGACAAATTCTGGCAAGTAAATGTCCCACTTCTGCTTGAAAAGAGTGTTTGTTGCTGCCAGTGGTTTTCTCGGTGCTGGGGTTTGCCTGGTCCCCATGTCTGTGAGGGTTCCAGACATTCTCCACGTGGCACTGGGATGATTATATGAGCCCTTTTCAGCATACCCTCAGCTGCTCCGAGATCTAACCAGCTCATCAGTGAAAACAGAACAACCCTTTGCCATCCGTGGCCATCTCAGTTCAACAACCATGAAAAGGAAATCTGAGCAAGAGACCGCCTATTACACCAGAGAGCTGAGCACACCAGCCACTTTCTGCTGGCCTGACACCCTTGAACACAGTCACCTTCACCTACACTCTAGTAAATATAAATTTTGCTTGAGTAAAATCTTGTTCTTGACTTCTTTTCTTGGGTGTTACTCTCAGTTCCTCGGTGGAAAACAGGGTGCGAGGGGTGAGCATGGACAAAGAACAGGCTTCAGAGGCTGACAGACCTAGAGAGACCCCAGTTCTTTATAGCACTGCTCTTCAGTTTTGTCATCGCTGAAATGGGGGCAGTAATATCTCTCGTTTGAAACGAATAAACTGGAATTCTGACTTAAGCACCTGCCTCTGCGAGCTTTGTGAGAGGTGTGGGGCCAGAAGTTTATTTGGATGAGGCGTGTATAAGCTCACAAGGCTCCACTCAGCCGCTGGTCATGGATGCCTCTGTCTAGAGGCCACAATGCTTCCAAGTGAATCCCTCCTAAAAACATAACCATTTTTGTCACCATGATTTTGAAGCTGCCTCGCAGCACGATGGTGCTCGTTAAATGACAGGAGGCCTTTGAGCTGCCAGGGATCAAGCCCGGCAGCCTGGGGGCTTGCCTGCAGCCTACCAGGGTGTTTTGTTTGCCCACATGGTGTTTTCAGCTGCTGCCCATTTCTAACAATCAGGATTGTTCATACCAATCTAGATTCGCGGGACCTCTCGGAAAAATGAAGAGATTCTACAACGTTTGGCTCTCATTCCCAGGAGGCAGTAATCAGGTAGCAATGAGGGGCAGTTGCCGCCTTGTAATAGTTTACCAGGAAGAGCTGGGAATGGAGTGCTCAGTCCCTGCCTTCAGCAGGTGGTCAATACATGATAGTCATTATTATGATTACTTATTACACTTATCATATGTATTAACTCAGAGTATATGGCATTCAAGTGCAGGGACTGTCTTCCACTGTCACTCTCCTGCTGTGAGCCTgaggcctggcacagaggagagaCATCATTTTGCATAAGCAGTATTCAGACAGCAAGATTCACGATCTGCATCCACACAGGAAGCCCTTATTAGGTGCCTGTCACTCTTGTAAGCACTTCACATACATTCTTAGAGTATTTACAATGCTGCTCAAGAGTGCTATCCTTGTGCCACTCTTGTAggtaggaaaactgaggcacagcccAAGATCACCACGCCAGTAAGGGAGAGTCCCAGAGTCCACGTCCTCTACACGGCAGGGTTATTCCACGTGAGCGTGGAGGGTGGGGCTTCCCCTGCTTCCTGACACCCTCCCCAACTCCTCCCGTGACGGGCAGCGTCTGAAACTCCCAGCCACCCTCACTCTGCACTTACGGTCAAGGCCGTTGATGTAGCGCATGGTGACTTCACAGTGGCCCCACACCGCACTCACTACCGGGTACAGCTTCTTGCCCTTGAGGCCGCGGAAGGCCACGCCCAGATACTGGCCATCCACGACGAAGCTGAGCGTGCCCTCGTCCATGTCCAGCACCACCAGCAGCGAGTCCGGCAGCGCGAAAGCCTCCTCAGGCCCCAGGAAGGCGGGGTAGGCCACCCCCGGCCTGTTCTTGCCGTCATGGTAGAGGCGGCTGCGGCCCAGGTCCCAGCCCCACGACTCGGCGTCACTACCCACCAGTGCCGTGTAGCCCACGGAGTGCAGAGGCGCTCGAGCCGTGGCCACGCCCACTACGGCGTGGGTGCCGCGCTGCCGCGCGGGCCAGTTGATCTGCCAGGCGTGCAGGCCCCGGGCGTGGCCCACCTTGCCGCGGATGCCGTCGGTGCTCTGGGCCACCGGGTGCCGGTGGAAGGTGAGCCGGTCGTCATCCTTGACGAAGACATTGAGAGAGCGGTCCTCGGGGTTCCACGCGTGCCGCAGCTGCACAGCCGGCCCTGCCGCGGGCATGTCCAACAGCTGGTCCAGCCGCGCCGGCCGCCCCGGCTCCGCTCCCTGTAGCTCCCGCTTGGCCGGCCGCAGCGCCGGCTCTCGCACCTCCACCGACTTGAGGCTCCCCGAGAGCTTCTGGCCCATGGCTCACTGCCGGGAGGGGGCCGCTGCAGGCCACCGCTACCTCGTGGGAGCTTCCGCTCCCCACAGCCAGGGATGGGCCTCCGGGCTGGGTACCAGGCTTCTGGACCGTACGCTTCCACAGCCTctcctgggctggggcaggggcccaAGCTCCTGGAAGGAAGCACAGGGCACGGGTTACAACAGCAGCATGGACAACCATTTATGCCCAGGGTGCATAAATAGTAACATGAACATGGGCACAGGACAACCATCTGAGAATGGGGTGGGGTCTCCATGGGAAGCTGAGTGGGAGGCAGGGGGAATGAGGGAGCTAGtgtccaggctctggagccagaaaaCACTGCATCCAAATCCCTGTCTCCATCTCTAAGCTGTGTAGCCTAGGTCTCTTAGCCTCTCTGAGActacagtttcctcatctgtaaaatagggataaataGCACCCTCTGGGGAGTGTGGTGATCTGAGAGACAGTAACATAAAGGGCTAAGCCTGAGACTCTGTGGGCAGGTTTTCCTCTCTGGCTGTATCCTCTGGGCATCCCACAAGCACCCCTTCCCTTTGGATGGGCATACTCTTTCTTTGGGTATATAAAGACTGTTAACAACCCTGACCCCGGACAACCTCCTCTGTGGCAGGATCCTGGTTTTCAGGGAGGAGGACTTGGCGCCCATCTCTAGGAGGCCAGCCAGAGCCCAGAGTGCTTGGGCTGCGTGGACAAGCCCTGGGTGTGGGGAAAGATGGAGAGGTGAGAGGTAGCCAGTCCAGAGCAGAGGCATGGGCCCTGGCTACTCTAGCCTAAGAGCTGCTGGGCTCAGAATGACTTCCCCTGAGACAGACCAAGAGGCAGGCGTTTTTCATGCCCTGCTCCGCCTGGCCACAACCTCCCACCCAAAGAGTGGCTCACTCCCAGCCACAGTCcaaatagagaaggaaagaaccTTGCTGCTACCCAGCACAGCAAGTATACTGATTCCTGTTGAACTCTCCGATTTTATCCTCAACtcccatcttcttttctttctgtttgcagATCCCAACATCAGCACATGCCAGCCCTATCCGGAGAGCTCTGGCTAATGTTTAATCTGGGGGAAATCAGAGCACGTAAAACTTTGCAACACTAGACAGTCCTAAGATAGCAAAATACAGTTACTTCTTTTCATATCCCAAATCAcctaaaataaaggagaaagaaatgtaaattttatcttCAGTAAAACTAGAACACATTTGTAACCTGAACCACAACTTATAAGGAAAGACTGCCAAGAACAGTAAAGGGCTGCCAAAAGCAGAGAACATCAAATGGGGGTGAGAAAACACCTACAGAAAACACCTGTGGCTGCAGATCTCGGATAAAGCTGGCAGAGCCAACCAGTAGCTGGCACTCTCTGATGGAAAAAACCAATGGTTCCTAAACAGAACAGTGGGAACAGGGTATGTGGTTTGGCCGTGGGAGCTGCCTCGGGCAGCCTGAGGACAGAGGAGGGCAGGGCT
Encoded proteins:
- the SPSB4 gene encoding SPRY domain-containing SOCS box protein 4; translation: MGQKLSGSLKSVEVREPALRPAKRELQGAEPGRPARLDQLLDMPAAGPAVQLRHAWNPEDRSLNVFVKDDDRLTFHRHPVAQSTDGIRGKVGHARGLHAWQINWPARQRGTHAVVGVATARAPLHSVGYTALVGSDAESWGWDLGRSRLYHDGKNRPGVAYPAFLGPEEAFALPDSLLVVLDMDEGTLSFVVDGQYLGVAFRGLKGKKLYPVVSAVWGHCEVTMRYINGLDPEPLPLMDLCRRSIRLALGRQRLRDIGALPLPQSLKNYLQYQ